Proteins encoded in a region of the Amphiprion ocellaris isolate individual 3 ecotype Okinawa chromosome 21, ASM2253959v1, whole genome shotgun sequence genome:
- the tfec gene encoding transcription factor EC isoform X5, whose translation MSRCCVVKVVTLTEIQLLQVQSRLENSKFHLHQSQNQPVKQYLTLGTKLASSAGSGHAVPHPHTPGQPLATVPIMRNGHMPSVSDGSNPNSPVTLLTMANHDSEFPMDEVIDDLISLESGFNDGGLDCMEPNIIMQNNVSLSSSMLDVYGGEQGMNAPNGGMSPTSNPTKLTVKREYTEHDTRVMAKERQKKDNHNLIERRRRYNINYRIKELGTLIPKSNDPDMRWNKGTILKASVEYIRWLQKEQQHARELESRQKKLEQANRRLLLRIQELEIQARAHGLPNVATALGSVELSSHLLKQQQQQQQQQQQQQQQQQQQSPPQAQQPHQPPLYQEDPNGDYLQRIPVVTGVPSIATVSGPQDHIAGADACTTFSDPLSHFTDFFTATLKEEHPLDEILMDDPLSPFGTDPLLSAGSPGAASKDSSRRSSFSSAEGDDL comes from the exons ATGAGCCGCTGTTGTGTGGTCAAAGTGGTCACCTTGACAGAAATCCAGCTTCTGCAG GTACAGAGCCGCCTGGAGAACTCCAAGTTCCACCTCCACCAGAGCCAGAACCAGCCAGTGAAGCAGTACCTGACGCTGGGCACCAAGCTGGCCTCCTCGGCCGGGTCGGGCCACGCCGTGCCACATCCGCACACCCCGGGCCAACCGTTGGCCACCGTGCCCATCATGAGGAATGGACACATGCCCTCCGTTAGCGACGGCAGCAACCCCAACAGTCCTGTCACCCTGCTCACGATGGCCAATCACGACAGCGAG tttccaATGGATGAAGTTATTGATGACCTAATTAGTCTTGAATCCGGTTTCAATGATGGAGGCTTGGATTGCATGGAGCCTAACATCATAATGCAAAACAAT GTGTCCCTCAGTAGCAGTATGCTGGACGTCTATGGGGGTGAACAAGGTATGAACGCCCCTAATGGTGGAATGAGTCCCACATCTAACCCCACAAAGCTCACTGTAAAAAGGGAATACACAG aacaCGACACAAGGGTGATGGCCaaagagaggcagaaaaaagaCAACCATAATTTGA TTGAAAGAAGGCGGAGATACAACATTAACTACCGGATTAAGGAGCTGGGGACACTCATACCAAAGTCGAATGACCC CGACATGCGGTGGAACAAAGGCACCATCCTGAAGGCCTCGGTGGAGTACATAAGGTGGTTGcagaaggagcagcagcacGCTCGCGAGCTGGAAAGTCGTCAGAAGAAGCTGGAACAGGCGAacaggaggctgctgctgaggatCCAG GAGCTTGAGATCCAGGCCCGAGCACATGGACTTCCAAACGTGGCCACAGCTTTGGGATCAGTTGAACTGTCCTCTCACCTCcttaaacaacagcagcagcagcagcagcagcagcagcaacaacaacaacagcagcagcagcaatcaCCTCCCCAGGCCCAGCAGCCGCATCAGCCGCCTCTCTACCAGGAGGACCCCAACGGCGACTACCTCCAGAGGATACCCGTGGTGACCGGAGTGCCATCCATCGCCACTGTCAGCGGGCCGCAGGACCACATCGCCGGGGCCGACGCCTGCACCACGTTCTCCGACCCGCTGTCCCATTTCACAGACTTCTTCACCGCCACACTCAAGGAGGAGCACCCGCTGGACGAGATCCTGATGGATGACCCGCTGTCGCCGTTCGGCACCGATCCGCTGCTCTCGGCCGGTTCCCCCGGAGCCGCATCCAAAGACAGCAGCCGCAGGAGCAGCTTCAGCTCAGCCGAGGGTGATGACCTATAA
- the tfec gene encoding transcription factor EC isoform X4, whose protein sequence is MPHLSDCSYYTMRDATRASNVQSRLENSKFHLHQSQNQPVKQYLTLGTKLASSAGSGHAVPHPHTPGQPLATVPIMRNGHMPSVSDGSNPNSPVTLLTMANHDSEFPMDEVIDDLISLESGFNDGGLDCMEPNIIMQNNVSLSSSMLDVYGGEQGMNAPNGGMSPTSNPTKLTVKREYTEHDTRVMAKERQKKDNHNLIERRRRYNINYRIKELGTLIPKSNDPDMRWNKGTILKASVEYIRWLQKEQQHARELESRQKKLEQANRRLLLRIQELEIQARAHGLPNVATALGSVELSSHLLKQQQQQQQQQQQQQQQQQQQSPPQAQQPHQPPLYQEDPNGDYLQRIPVVTGVPSIATVSGPQDHIAGADACTTFSDPLSHFTDFFTATLKEEHPLDEILMDDPLSPFGTDPLLSAGSPGAASKDSSRRSSFSSAEGDDL, encoded by the exons ATGCCACACTTAAGTGACTGCAGTTACTACACAATGCGGGATGCGACCAGAGCTTCGAAT GTACAGAGCCGCCTGGAGAACTCCAAGTTCCACCTCCACCAGAGCCAGAACCAGCCAGTGAAGCAGTACCTGACGCTGGGCACCAAGCTGGCCTCCTCGGCCGGGTCGGGCCACGCCGTGCCACATCCGCACACCCCGGGCCAACCGTTGGCCACCGTGCCCATCATGAGGAATGGACACATGCCCTCCGTTAGCGACGGCAGCAACCCCAACAGTCCTGTCACCCTGCTCACGATGGCCAATCACGACAGCGAG tttccaATGGATGAAGTTATTGATGACCTAATTAGTCTTGAATCCGGTTTCAATGATGGAGGCTTGGATTGCATGGAGCCTAACATCATAATGCAAAACAAT GTGTCCCTCAGTAGCAGTATGCTGGACGTCTATGGGGGTGAACAAGGTATGAACGCCCCTAATGGTGGAATGAGTCCCACATCTAACCCCACAAAGCTCACTGTAAAAAGGGAATACACAG aacaCGACACAAGGGTGATGGCCaaagagaggcagaaaaaagaCAACCATAATTTGA TTGAAAGAAGGCGGAGATACAACATTAACTACCGGATTAAGGAGCTGGGGACACTCATACCAAAGTCGAATGACCC CGACATGCGGTGGAACAAAGGCACCATCCTGAAGGCCTCGGTGGAGTACATAAGGTGGTTGcagaaggagcagcagcacGCTCGCGAGCTGGAAAGTCGTCAGAAGAAGCTGGAACAGGCGAacaggaggctgctgctgaggatCCAG GAGCTTGAGATCCAGGCCCGAGCACATGGACTTCCAAACGTGGCCACAGCTTTGGGATCAGTTGAACTGTCCTCTCACCTCcttaaacaacagcagcagcagcagcagcagcagcagcaacaacaacaacagcagcagcagcaatcaCCTCCCCAGGCCCAGCAGCCGCATCAGCCGCCTCTCTACCAGGAGGACCCCAACGGCGACTACCTCCAGAGGATACCCGTGGTGACCGGAGTGCCATCCATCGCCACTGTCAGCGGGCCGCAGGACCACATCGCCGGGGCCGACGCCTGCACCACGTTCTCCGACCCGCTGTCCCATTTCACAGACTTCTTCACCGCCACACTCAAGGAGGAGCACCCGCTGGACGAGATCCTGATGGATGACCCGCTGTCGCCGTTCGGCACCGATCCGCTGCTCTCGGCCGGTTCCCCCGGAGCCGCATCCAAAGACAGCAGCCGCAGGAGCAGCTTCAGCTCAGCCGAGGGTGATGACCTATAA
- the tfec gene encoding transcription factor EC isoform X7 has protein sequence MPHLSDCSYYTMRDATRASNVQSRLENSKFHLHQSQNQPVKQYLTLGTKLASSAGSGHAVPHPHTPGQPLATVPIMRNGHMPSVSDGSNPNSPVTLLTMANHDSEFPMDEVIDDLISLESGFNDGGLDCMEPNIIMQNNVSLSSSMLDVYGGEQEHDTRVMAKERQKKDNHNLIERRRRYNINYRIKELGTLIPKSNDPDMRWNKGTILKASVEYIRWLQKEQQHARELESRQKKLEQANRRLLLRIQELEIQARAHGLPNVATALGSVELSSHLLKQQQQQQQQQQQQQQQQQQQSPPQAQQPHQPPLYQEDPNGDYLQRIPVVTGVPSIATVSGPQDHIAGADACTTFSDPLSHFTDFFTATLKEEHPLDEILMDDPLSPFGTDPLLSAGSPGAASKDSSRRSSFSSAEGDDL, from the exons ATGCCACACTTAAGTGACTGCAGTTACTACACAATGCGGGATGCGACCAGAGCTTCGAAT GTACAGAGCCGCCTGGAGAACTCCAAGTTCCACCTCCACCAGAGCCAGAACCAGCCAGTGAAGCAGTACCTGACGCTGGGCACCAAGCTGGCCTCCTCGGCCGGGTCGGGCCACGCCGTGCCACATCCGCACACCCCGGGCCAACCGTTGGCCACCGTGCCCATCATGAGGAATGGACACATGCCCTCCGTTAGCGACGGCAGCAACCCCAACAGTCCTGTCACCCTGCTCACGATGGCCAATCACGACAGCGAG tttccaATGGATGAAGTTATTGATGACCTAATTAGTCTTGAATCCGGTTTCAATGATGGAGGCTTGGATTGCATGGAGCCTAACATCATAATGCAAAACAAT GTGTCCCTCAGTAGCAGTATGCTGGACGTCTATGGGGGTGAACAAG aacaCGACACAAGGGTGATGGCCaaagagaggcagaaaaaagaCAACCATAATTTGA TTGAAAGAAGGCGGAGATACAACATTAACTACCGGATTAAGGAGCTGGGGACACTCATACCAAAGTCGAATGACCC CGACATGCGGTGGAACAAAGGCACCATCCTGAAGGCCTCGGTGGAGTACATAAGGTGGTTGcagaaggagcagcagcacGCTCGCGAGCTGGAAAGTCGTCAGAAGAAGCTGGAACAGGCGAacaggaggctgctgctgaggatCCAG GAGCTTGAGATCCAGGCCCGAGCACATGGACTTCCAAACGTGGCCACAGCTTTGGGATCAGTTGAACTGTCCTCTCACCTCcttaaacaacagcagcagcagcagcagcagcagcagcaacaacaacaacagcagcagcagcaatcaCCTCCCCAGGCCCAGCAGCCGCATCAGCCGCCTCTCTACCAGGAGGACCCCAACGGCGACTACCTCCAGAGGATACCCGTGGTGACCGGAGTGCCATCCATCGCCACTGTCAGCGGGCCGCAGGACCACATCGCCGGGGCCGACGCCTGCACCACGTTCTCCGACCCGCTGTCCCATTTCACAGACTTCTTCACCGCCACACTCAAGGAGGAGCACCCGCTGGACGAGATCCTGATGGATGACCCGCTGTCGCCGTTCGGCACCGATCCGCTGCTCTCGGCCGGTTCCCCCGGAGCCGCATCCAAAGACAGCAGCCGCAGGAGCAGCTTCAGCTCAGCCGAGGGTGATGACCTATAA
- the tfec gene encoding transcription factor EC isoform X8 has protein sequence MRNGHMPSVSDGSNPNSPVTLLTMANHDSEFPMDEVIDDLISLESGFNDGGLDCMEPNIIMQNNVSLSSSMLDVYGGEQGMNAPNGGMSPTSNPTKLTVKREYTEHDTRVMAKERQKKDNHNLIERRRRYNINYRIKELGTLIPKSNDPDMRWNKGTILKASVEYIRWLQKEQQHARELESRQKKLEQANRRLLLRIQELEIQARAHGLPNVATALGSVELSSHLLKQQQQQQQQQQQQQQQQQQQSPPQAQQPHQPPLYQEDPNGDYLQRIPVVTGVPSIATVSGPQDHIAGADACTTFSDPLSHFTDFFTATLKEEHPLDEILMDDPLSPFGTDPLLSAGSPGAASKDSSRRSSFSSAEGDDL, from the exons ATGAGGAATGGACACATGCCCTCCGTTAGCGACGGCAGCAACCCCAACAGTCCTGTCACCCTGCTCACGATGGCCAATCACGACAGCGAG tttccaATGGATGAAGTTATTGATGACCTAATTAGTCTTGAATCCGGTTTCAATGATGGAGGCTTGGATTGCATGGAGCCTAACATCATAATGCAAAACAAT GTGTCCCTCAGTAGCAGTATGCTGGACGTCTATGGGGGTGAACAAGGTATGAACGCCCCTAATGGTGGAATGAGTCCCACATCTAACCCCACAAAGCTCACTGTAAAAAGGGAATACACAG aacaCGACACAAGGGTGATGGCCaaagagaggcagaaaaaagaCAACCATAATTTGA TTGAAAGAAGGCGGAGATACAACATTAACTACCGGATTAAGGAGCTGGGGACACTCATACCAAAGTCGAATGACCC CGACATGCGGTGGAACAAAGGCACCATCCTGAAGGCCTCGGTGGAGTACATAAGGTGGTTGcagaaggagcagcagcacGCTCGCGAGCTGGAAAGTCGTCAGAAGAAGCTGGAACAGGCGAacaggaggctgctgctgaggatCCAG GAGCTTGAGATCCAGGCCCGAGCACATGGACTTCCAAACGTGGCCACAGCTTTGGGATCAGTTGAACTGTCCTCTCACCTCcttaaacaacagcagcagcagcagcagcagcagcagcaacaacaacaacagcagcagcagcaatcaCCTCCCCAGGCCCAGCAGCCGCATCAGCCGCCTCTCTACCAGGAGGACCCCAACGGCGACTACCTCCAGAGGATACCCGTGGTGACCGGAGTGCCATCCATCGCCACTGTCAGCGGGCCGCAGGACCACATCGCCGGGGCCGACGCCTGCACCACGTTCTCCGACCCGCTGTCCCATTTCACAGACTTCTTCACCGCCACACTCAAGGAGGAGCACCCGCTGGACGAGATCCTGATGGATGACCCGCTGTCGCCGTTCGGCACCGATCCGCTGCTCTCGGCCGGTTCCCCCGGAGCCGCATCCAAAGACAGCAGCCGCAGGAGCAGCTTCAGCTCAGCCGAGGGTGATGACCTATAA